The following nucleotide sequence is from Desulfobaccales bacterium.
ATTGGGTTCCCACCCGCAAAGGGGTGTCCCTGGCTGTAGGACTCTATCCCGCCTTCAAGCAAGCCCTGGCCCAGATGGAAGCAGCCCTGATTCAGCAGGGTCTCCTGGACCCGGAGGACCTGGAGCCTTCCGATTAATTAGCTGTCAGCGGTCAGCTTTCAGCTGTCAGCAAAAAACCAGGTGCCAAATCGGGGGAACCGCCTTGATTTTTCGTTGATAGCCAATAATTAGGACTGATTACCTTAACTTATCTTTTATTATCTTTTGGCTGATGGCTAAAAGCTGATTTATTAATATACTGAATCCCGCGGGTCGATGCAATGAAAAGGACAATGGTGGGGACCGGGAAGCGATAATGGGAGGGCTCCGGTGAACCGCCCTGACTCCGGATTGTCGTCCGGGTAGCGGTAGCGGGGAATTCCGGACATGAGAAGTCGTTTCAAAAGGAGGGCATGGGGATTTATATAACCCCTTGAAATCCCCCTAAATCCCCCTTTTTCAAAGGGGAACTTTCCATTTTCCTGATTGAGAAGGAACCCTTAGCCTTGAGAAGGTTTTAAAATAGGTTCTATCTCTTTGCACCTCAGCGCCGCCATTTTCTCATAAGGTCAGCAAACCCCTTACCCTTGTGCACTCAGTAGGTTTACTCCCCGGAGCTGGTCAGCCATCAGGTCAAGCAGTTGCTGGGCTCGAAAAGGCTTGCTCAAGATGGGTGGCAGCGTCTGGGTGGTCCGGGTCAACGCGGGGTCATGACCGGTGACCAGAATCGCGGGGATGCCGGCCAGGTGCGGGTCGCGCTGCAGGGCCTCATACAGGTCCAGGCCGCTCTGGAGCGCACCCAGAGGGCGCATCGGCAAACCCAGATCAAGGGTAATCAGGTCCGGCTCCAACCTTTGGGCTCCCTCCAGACCATCATCGGCTGTGACGGCATAGGCCGTGCGATAGCCATGTTTCTGAAGGATGCGGGCCAGTTTGTCCAAGACCTTGGGTTCGTCTTCCACCAGGAGAATTAAGGGGCCGGTGGGTGGACCCTGGATATCCAATCCGCGCTCGCGGTCTGCTGTCCGGCGCCAATACAAGGGCTGGGGAGTGACCAAGGGGAGCGTAAAATAGACCGAGGCGCCCTGCCCCCGGCAAGGAGTGCTCAGCCAGATCTGTCCGCCCATACATTCCACCAGGATTTTGCACTCGGCCAACGCTGCGTTGGCCTCACCATTGCGCCGGTCTGCTAAAGGGATGGTTGGATCGACTTTGTGGAAAAGATTGCCCTGTTTCTCAGGAGACCAACCCAGGCTTCGCACCTGGAACCGAACGTGGCCCTGGTCGCGCCAAGACCGCGCCTGGACCCGCACCTCGCCTTGAGTAGTGGACTGGATGGCGTTGGCCACCAAGTTCAGGAGAACCTGGGAAAGGTTTGCCGCGTCGGCCCGGACCAGGACCCGAGTCCGAGGGGCCCTAAACGTCAAACGAACTTTCTTCTGGTCCGCCTGTCGCCGGGACGATTTTTCCACCTGCTCGAAGACCGCGGCCACATTGACTTCGGTCAACTGGAGATCCAGTTTGCCGGCCTCGATCTCAGCGTGGTCCAGATGTTCGTTGATCAAGTCCAGGAGACCGCGGGCGCTGTCGTAGGCACTGTGCAAAAACTGACGCGCTTCTTCGGGGCTGTCGCACAGGCCGTCCATTACCAGGCGCAAAAAACTCAGGATGGCGTTGAGAGGCGTACGAAATTCATGAGAGGTGTTGGCTATAAATTCTTTCTGCCAGCGATGGACCCGGTCCAACTCCAGGTTGGCCAGTTCGAGACTGCGTATGAGAGGGATCAGGTCTAGATCTTCCGTTTGCGCCGGAGGAGACGAATTCTGGGATTGGCGATTACCGCTCATCAAGGTCACACTGTCGTCGTCACAATTTATTGATTTTACCCATCTGCTAATATGTCGGCATTCACCTCAGAAAACTTGAAAAATTTCCCCAGCGAAAATTTTCTGGGTCCCTTGCATCGAGGAATCATGGCACTATCTTTAAAAAAACAAGAGATCCCGACCCTGGGACCGCAAAGGAGACCATATGGCGTACGCAGCCAAAGATTTTTCCTTTTTGTTAGGAATGCCGGGATTCAGCGACACCCTCCTCAAGAATCATTTCACCCTCTACCAGGGGTATGTCAATAACACGAACAAGGTTATGGAAACCCTGGCAGCGATGGCGAAAGAGGGCAAAGAAGGCACTCCCGAATTTGGCGAATTGAAACGCCGGCTGGGGTGGGAGTTCAACGGCATGCGGCTGCATGAACTCTACTTTATGAACCTGGGGGGCGACGGCGACCTGTCCAAGGCTCCCAACCTGGAAAAGTTAAAGAAACAGCAGTTTGGCTCAGTGGAGATGTGCGCCAAGGATTTTAAAGCCACCGCAAGCATGCGGGGCATCGGTTGGGTCATCATGTACCAGGACATCGAGAACGGCCTCATCTTTAACCAATGGATCAATGAGCATGATGTGGGGCATCCCGCCGGCTGTAGCCCTCTCCTCATCCTGGACGTCTTCGAACATGCCTACATGACGGACTATGGGCTCAAGAAAGCCGATTATATTGAGGCCTTTTTTAAGAACGTCAAGTGGGAAGTAGTGGAACAACGCTTGGAAACCGCGTAGTTGCCGGTTTAGCGGGGATGGGAAGGCTTATGATGGTGGTCTCCCCCGCAAAACCGCTTTACAAGGCGTGGCCCTGCGGGTTACCTTGGGATAGCCCATAGCTAAGGGCACCCCAGGAAACCAGGAGAGAGCTATGCGCCGCACTGGCTATGTTTATGCCCAACGTTATCTGTTGCATGATCCCGGCTCTTGGCATCCCGAACGTCCCGACCGGCTGAAGGCCATACATACCGCGCTCGAGGAAGACGATCTCCTGGAGTTGGTGGTACGCCTTAGACCCGACTATGCCCCCCTGAAGTGGGTGGAGCGGCTCCACGATCCCGATTATATCCGTAGGTTCAAAGCAGCCTGTGAACAGGGCAAGCCTATCTTTGAGGTGCAGGATTGCGGCATCAGCCGGGAATCATACCAGATTGCGTTGCTGGCCGTTGGCGGGGTCATGCTGGCGGTGGACGCGGTGATGGGCGGCCAGGTGGACAACGCCTTTTGTGCGGTGCGGCCGCCGGGGCATCACGCCGAGCACAACCGGGCCATGGGGTTCTGCTTTTTCAATAACGTGGCCATCGGCGCGGTATACGCCTTGGAAAACTATGGGTTGGAGCGGGTGGCCATCATCGATTGGGACGTGCATCACGGCAACGGCACCCAGCATCTTTTTGAAGAGGACCCCCGGGTGTTTTACGTGTCGCTGCACGAGGACCCGCAGTACTGCTACCCCGGCACCGGCTACCGCCGGGAAGAGGGGAAAGGCGCCGGCAAAGGTTTCACCCTGAATCTGCCCTTTCCGCCTAGGAGCGTTGATGAGGATTACCTGGAGGCCTTGAAAAAGGAAGCGCTGCCCCGTTTGCGGGAATTTGCCCCACAAATGGTCTTCATTTCCGCGGGGTTCGACGCCCACGTCAATGATCCCCTGGCCCATATGAACCTGACTCGACAGGGCTACCGGGACATGACGCAACTGGCGCTGGACCTGGCCCAGGAAACCGCCGGGGGCAGGCTCATCACCGTGTTGGAAGGAGGTTATAACCTGGAGGTCCTGGCGGAATGCGTGGAGGACCACATCCGCATGCTGATGGACATCCCCCTGGATCATTTTTAAGGGGCGGCTATAATTAACGAAGGCCCCAAAGGACTCCAGGCCATCAACGTCACCAAGGTTTAACTGCCGATATCGCCGGCATGGACCCAGGGACGGCACCATCTCCCTGGCACTGAGACAGATAATAAGGAAGAAGGGGCGCCCTGGGCGCTCCTTTTTTTGTTGGGTGCGGCAAAAAGTGATCAATATCGTCAGTAACTTACACATAATGTTAATTAAATTAAACATAGAATAAATTAGGGTTAAACATGAACGAATTATAATATGCGCTATATCAGCCAGTTAACGCTTTGCATAATAAATGCATAACTTATTGATACTCAGAAGGATAAACCGGCAATTGAGCAAATGATCTAAAAGTAAAACATCGTGCCGCAGAGAACGCCACACCCCTCGTTGAGGCGGGGCGGAAGTCGGGGTTTTGCGGCTTAAGGAAGAGCCGGGTTGCCTGAGAGGGGGCAGTCCGGTTTTTTTTATTGGTGCTCCCCGGATAGGGGAGGGGAAGGAGGGATTATAAAGGGCGCGGTTACTCTGAAGATTTTCCCGACAAAGCAAGTTTTGGGCAAAAAACAAACCTGAGGCGTCGGGGACTGAAAGGCACGGGGCTCAAGGGATAGCCAGGTTGTCTGGAGTTAGTAATTCGGCCTCGTTTTCTGCTGCTACAACTTAGAGGAGCAGGTAATGAAAGATATTTATAAAGGTCTCATAATGTTGGTTGTCCTCTCTTTGGCACCATGGATGTTTCCACAATCGGTTTTGGCATATGGGCAACATCACGCAATTCTTTGGCAGAACGGTACGATGACCGATCTAGGTACCCCTGATGGATGTTACAATGCAGAACCATACGGCATCAACAATCAAGGTTGGATCGTGGGACGAGGGTGGACTGAATTAGACAATTCACGGGCTTTCCTCTATGCAAACGGCGCCATGATTGATTTGGGTACCCTCGGTGGAGCTCAAAGCCAAGCCTATGGCATTAATAATCTGGGGCAGGTGGTGGGAGGCAGCCTTACGGCCTCAGGTGAATATCATGCTTTCATCTGGCAAAATGGTACCATGACTGACCTTGGAATTAATGGCTATGGGCGCGCTATCAACGACAAGGGACAAGTTGTTATAAATAGCATGATTTCCGGGGCATGGCATGGTTTTCTCTGGGAAAATGGTTCCTTAACAGATCTCGGAATTGCGGGGGCAAATAGCATCAACAATAATGGACAGGTAGTGGGTACAATTAGGATTAATGGTGGACAGGGAGTGGTGGGTGCTGTTCTTTGGGATAATGGTACAATAATAAATCTTGGTAGTTTAGGAAGTGGCTACTCCAATGCCATAGACATTAATGATAAGGGGCAGGTGGTGGGGGTTTCTACAGATGCTGCAGGAAGAGCGTTTGGTTTCCTTTGGCAAGATGGTGCAATGGTAAATCTCGGTGGTCCTAATGGGAAATGGAGCCAAGTATACGGAATCAACAACCTCGGTCAGGTGGTGGGAGTTGGAGAGAATATCCAAGGATCGTGTGAAGCCTACCTATGGGAAGATGGCTCATGGACCGACCTGGGGACTTTCGGCACTTATAGCTGGGCTCAGAGTATCAATGATCTTGGACAAGTGATGGGATACTCTGATGGGGACTGGCCTTGGCCCTATTCTGCTGTTCCTTTACCTCCCTCCGTCCTTCTCCTAGGCTCGGGCCTCCTGAGCATGTTAGGGTGGAAAAGGTTTAGGAAGAACTAACTTTTCGATATAATTTCAGGAACCCAAGGGAAGGTCAAGGGAGGCCTGCTTTCAGTAACTTGTTGCACATCAAGAAGAAATAAGCGTTTAGCTAACCTCCGCCTCCGTCAAATAACACGCCGGGTCCGGGGCCCAGAGGTCGCCGGTTAAGGCTTCGGCCCGGACGCGGAAGTTGCCGCCGCAGACATCCAGCCATTTACACCGGGCGCAGCGGCCGGTGACATAGCGCTTCTTGTCTTTTAAGCGGGCCATCAGGGGGTTGGTGAGGTCGGTCCAGATTTGGCTGAAGGGGCGCTGCCGGACGTTCCCGAAGGACTCATGCCGCCAGAATTGGTCGGCGTGGACCTGGCCGTCCCAACTGACGCAGCCGATGCCCCGGCCGGAGTTGTTGCCTTCGTTCATCTTGAGGAGTTCCAGGACTTCCGCGGCGCGCCGGGGGTCTTCTTTGAGCAGCTTGAGGTAGATGTAGGGGCCGTCCGCGTGGTTATCCACGGTGAGCACTTCCACGGTGCGGCCCGCGTCGAAGAGGCGCCGGGTGCGGGCGCAGATCAAATCCACCAGATCCCGGGTCTGGGTATGAGTCAGAGCCTCTTCCACCAGTTTGCTGCCCCGGCCGGCATAGACCAGGTGGTAGAAGCAGATGCGGGGAATATTATATTCTTCCACCAGATCAAAAAGCGCCGGGACTTCCTGATAGTTGAGGCGGCTCACCGTAAAACGCAGGCCCACCTTGAGCCCCATCTCCTGACAATTACGCACCCCATGCATGGCCGCGGCAAAGGCCCCGGATTGACCCCGGAACTTGTCGTGGGTGGCCTGGGTGCCGTCTAAGCTGATGCCCACGTAGGACAGGCCCAGGTCACGCAGTTGCCGGGCCTTCTCGCGGTCAATGAGGGTGCCGTTGGTGGAGATCACGGCGCGCATGCCGTGCGTTACGGTCCATTCCACCAATTCCGGCAAATCCGGCCGCATCAGGGGTTCGCCCCCGGAAAACAAAACCACCGGGACGCCGAAATCTTTCAGATCCCGCAGCAGGGCCAGGCCCTCGACGTGGCCCAATTCATCCGGCGCGGCTCCCGCGGTTGCCTTGGCGTAGCAATGGAGGCACTTGAGGTTGCACTGCTTGGTGACGTTCCAGACCACCACCGGCTTTTTGTCCGCGGAAAATTGGAGGAGATGGGACGGCAAATCCTGGGCCCGGCGGTCCCGGTAACGCAGCACGTCTCCGGCTTCCACGGCGCCGCAATAGAGCTTGGAAACTCCGATCATGGGGGGCGTTTACTCTCTAAATAGGGTGGTCTGATAGTATTCCCGGATAACCCGATTGAGATAGGCATCCAGGTCGCAAAGGGCTTCACGGGTGAGGATGAACTGGTCCCGGGAGGTGCGGTCCCGGACGAGTTTCAGGGCGTATTCCAGGTCCTTGGACATCTCCTGACAGATGGACAGCGCGGAGATATCCCGGGACACGGCCTGCCGGATAATCTCATCCTCGGCCCCCGGTTCGAAATTGAGTTGAATCCCATGGTTGTCCAGGAATTTTTCTTCAAACAGATGGACCTGGTCATGGAGCCGGGCCATCTCTGCAAACGCGGTTTTCAGATCACAGTCCCAGTGATAGTATTGGTCGGCCAGTAATTCCACCCGGGCCGCAGTGAGAGGCAGGTGATAGCGGTTGAGCAACTCAGGTTCCCGGCGCCAGATGGACTCTTTAAGAATCTGCCGCTCTTTCGCAGCCGCCTGGTGAAATCTCCCTTTGAGATCGGGATCGTCAGGATCAGCCAGAAGGCGCGCCAGTACTTCGTCAGGAGCATCAACGAGCTCAGGCGTCACTACCAGTTCCATGACCGGGGTGGATGGCAGCCGTTTTTCGAACTGAATCAGCACGCGTTCGATAACGCTGACCAGACCCCGAGCCCCGGTTTTCTCAGATGCGGCCTGCTCCGCCAACTTCCTCAGAGCTTCGTCCTCAAAGGTGATGTCAATGCCGTAGGCCCGGAAGTCACGCTTTTTGCTGGTAATGATGGGATTGTTGGGGTTTAACAGGATGGCGTAGAGGTCGTCGGCCGTAAGTTCCGCCAGCACCGCAATCACCGGGAGGCGGCCGACGAATTCCGATTCAAACCCGAACTTGATCAAATCTTCGGCGGTTACCTGTTTCAAAAAGGTCCGGTCCATATCCCGGGAAGTCATTTCGCCTCGAAAGCCGATCTCCTGCTTGCTGATACGTTCCTTGACGATCTTGTCCAGACCGTTGAAGGCCCCGCTGACGATAAAGAGGATGTGGCGGGTATTGAGGGTGCGTTTATCTTTTTTGCCGGTGCGGCGGTAGTGTTCGATGGCCTGGATCTGGGAGACCGGGTCATGGGCCACTTTCAGGTCCACCTCGGTTTCTTCCATGGGCTTGAGAAGAGCGCGCTGGACACCGGAGCGCGACACATCCGGCCCACCCCAGGCATGGCCCGAAGACGCGATCTTGTCGATTTCATCGATATAAATGATCCCGTATTTCGCCAGTTCCAGGTCGTCGCCCGCGGCGTAAACCAGATCCCGGACCAAATCTTCAACATCGCCGCCCACATAGCCGGTTTCACTGAACTTGGTGGCATCGCCCTTGATAAACGGGACACCGATCTTTTTGGCAATGAGTTTGACCAGATAGGTCTTGCCGACCCCGGTGGGGCCGACGAGGACGATGTTGTTTTTAATGGAACCCACCCCGGGTTCCGGGTCCCGTCCCAGTTCCAGGGAATGGCGGATGCGATTGAAATGGGTGCAAACCTTGGTGGCCAGAACACTTTTCGCCAGATCCTGTTGGATCACGTATTCATCCAGATAGGCCTCCAACTCCTCAGGCCTCAAGTCGAATTTTATCTGGCTGAGTTTGGTGGCGCCTTTCCCCGGGCTGTCGTCGTCTTTCTCGGGTTTGGCCACCCAATGCGGGGCCAGCACTTTGATGCGGCTGCCATATTTGTTACTGAGGTAATCGCTCAGTTCTTTTTCCAATTCTTTAGGATCGGGGATCTTTTCCATGGGTAAGGGCTCGCGGCTGACTACATCTCATGTAGGGCCAGTAATGATATTTTTAGGTAAAGTATAACTGTCTGCGGAAATAGTTGCAAGGTCAGGCAGGTTCGATGTCCGGGTATGTTCATCTCGATACAATTTATTCCTTGACCATTAAGCCGTAGTCAGCTTCGCCGGGGTATGCCGCGGACTGCAGGTGGAATTTTCTGTCAAGAATGGTTGACCTGATCCGAAATTGGCCCCACAATGGGGCAAAGAGCTTAAGGCCGCGGGCAGCGGCAATTGCCGTCTACGGCGATCCGGGGAGACCATGGATTCATCATTTCTTAAAGCCCTGGCCCAGGCGAGGCCTGATCCCGGTGGTGGCGCCGCCGCCGCCCATGGCGCGGCCCTGGGCGTGGCCTTGCTGGAAAAGGTGGTCAGGCTGGAACAACTACGCCAGAGGGCAGGGGGGAGCGCCAGTTTTCCCTGGGATGATTTGCTGAGGCGGGTGGGCCAGGTGGCTGGCGCTTTGGCGCGGTTGCAAAAGGAAGATATCCAGGCATATTTCAACCTCGTGGAGGCGCGGGGTAGCGGCGACCCAGCGATTATGGCCGCGGCGCTGGAAGAGGCCATCGGCTGTCCGCTCCGGATCATGCAGCAGACCCAGGCGGCCATGGCACTGATTTCCCAGGGCGGGGCCCGGTGTAAAAGACACCTGGTTTCCGACCTGCTGGTGGCCTGCGAACTTTTGGGCGCGGCCTTTCGGGGGGCGAACCACATTGCCCGGGCCAATCTACTGTTCATGACCAGAAATCCCCGGCGCGTCGTGTGGGCCGAAGACCTGACCCATACGCTGAAGGCCGCGGAAGCCCTGTTACTGCAAGTGATGGCCGAACTTTTGGAACGGCAAACATGCCACTGATTGTCGCCGCGGACAACCTCCATGCCTTAAACCCCGTGGTGGCCCAGGCGCTGCAAAGCCTTGACCGCTATCCTCTCCAAGAACTGGCCCGCCGGGTCGAGCAGGCCGGTGCCCAGTTTATCGATATCAATCCCGGCTACCTGGCCCCGCGGCACCTGGACCGCATGGCCTTTATGGTGGAAGCGGTGCAGGAGGCCACCAAGGTGCGCCTCATCCTGGACAGCCCCAACTCCCGAGCCCTGGCCCGGGGTTTGGAGGTCTGCCAGAAGCCGCCCATCCTCAACGCCTGCACCTTGGAAGATGACAAGCTTAGGGAGATTCTGCCCCTGGCCTCGGCCCATCAGACCGACCTGGTGCTCCTGCTTTTGGATGCCCGGTCCTTTCCTGCGGTTACGCTTGAAGGCAAAATCACTCTGGCCGTGGAATTACGTGAGCACGCCCTGGCCGCGGGTCTCAAGGATGAGCAGTTGATCTTTGACCCGGTGCTGCCTAACCTCGCCTGGCCCGACGCCTGGGAGCAGACGAGGGCGGTGGTCAAGACCGTGCGGCTCCTGTCCAGCGGCGAGGTTTGGCAAGCGCCGGCCCGGACCATGGTGGGGCTTTCCAACCTGCGGAGCGGCCTCAGGCATACCTATCCCGTGCGGGTCGAGGAGGCCGCACTCGGGGTCCTGGCGGGGGCGGGGTTACAGATAGCTTTGGCGGATGTGCTGCAACCGGGGTTGATGGAGACCGTCAGGGTCATCAACCAGATGGGGTGAATATCTCCTTTGGCCTTTTCAGAGAACATAGTACAATTAAAGTAACAGCTTGAAAAATAAAAATAATTCTGTGCTCCGAGAACTTTGCGCAGGGTGCGTTCCACGCACCGATTAATTCAGTAGTATTGGTGGGCAGTGCCCACCCTACATCCCTAAATTGGGTTGAGCGAGGAATTTTCTATACACCGTCCTTTAGGTAATCTCACCGGCTTAAAAACCCAGCAATTCAAGGCCCTGGAGCGTCTGTACCGCCGCAAGGTGCCGCCCGCGCAACTAGTCACCCCGGAGTTGGCCCGGCAGTTGGCCGAGATTTCCGCTGATGTTCATCGACAGATCGGGGTACTGTTGGACCGCCAGGGCACGGTGGCATATGTTATCGTGGGGGACGCCAAGGGCCTGCTGATTCCCACCCTGCCCCGGGAACGGGGAGTTAAAGGCCGCCTCAAGGGCCTGCGTCTGATCCATACCCACCTGGACGCGAGTCCCCTGAGCCAGGATGATTTTATGGACCTGGCTTTGCTGCGCCTGGACTTGGTGGCGGCGCTCGCCGTGGCCAACGGGCAGCCCGGCGCTGTCGAGATAGCCCACCTGTTGCCCCAGCCGGTGGAGGGCTTGAATTGGGCCATCATCAAGACCAAGCAGGTGGGCGCCCTGGAGCAGGATTTCGAAGCGCTGGTGGCATCTCTTGAAGAAGAATTTGCCCGGCTCGCGCCAACCAAAACCGCGCGAGGCCAGGAACCCGCCATTTTAATCGGCGTTACCGGGGCCAATCGCCTGGCCGCCGAGGATTCCTTAGCGGAACTCACGGAGCTGGCCCGGTCTGCCGGGCTGATGGTTGCGGCCACCATTATTCAGCGGCGTCCCCGGTTCGACTCCCGGTTCCTCATGGGCAAAGGCAAACTTTCGGAACTGGTCATCCAGGCCCTCCAGGTGGGGGCCGAGATGCTGGTGTTCGACGCCGAACTCAGCCCATCCCAGGTGCGCTCCATCACCGACTTCACCGAACTCAAGGTCATTGACCGCACCCAGCTCATCTTAGACCTTTTTGCCCAACGGGCCAGAAGCCGGGAAGGCAAGCTCCAGGTGGAGATGGCCCAGGTGAAATACCTTCTGCCCCGGCTGGTGGGGAAAGGCGACGCCCTCTCCCGGCTCATGGGCGGCATCGGCGGCCGGGGTCCCGGGGAGTCCAAGCTGGAGATGGACCGCCGGCGCCTCCGCGACCGCCTCCACCGGCTGCAACAGGACCTGTCCCGGGTGCGGGACGAACGCCGGGAGCGGCGCCAGCCCCGGCGGCGACTGAATCTTCCGATCCTTTCCATCATCGGCTATACCAACGCCGGAAAATCCACTCTGTTCAATGCCTTAACCCACGCCGCGGTCCTGGCCGAAGACCGGCTCTTTGCCACCCTTGACCCTACCAGCCGGCGGCTCCGCTTCCCGAAGGAACGGGAGGTGATCATCACCGATACGGTGGGGTTCATCAAGAACCTGCCCAAGAATCTCCTGGAGGCCTTCAAGGCCACTCTGGAGGAACTGGAGGAGGCCGATCTGCTCATCCACGTGGTGGACCTGAGCAATCCCCGTTTCATCGAACAGA
It contains:
- a CDS encoding histidine kinase dimerization/phospho-acceptor domain-containing protein, encoding MSGNRQSQNSSPPAQTEDLDLIPLIRSLELANLELDRVHRWQKEFIANTSHEFRTPLNAILSFLRLVMDGLCDSPEEARQFLHSAYDSARGLLDLINEHLDHAEIEAGKLDLQLTEVNVAAVFEQVEKSSRRQADQKKVRLTFRAPRTRVLVRADAANLSQVLLNLVANAIQSTTQGEVRVQARSWRDQGHVRFQVRSLGWSPEKQGNLFHKVDPTIPLADRRNGEANAALAECKILVECMGGQIWLSTPCRGQGASVYFTLPLVTPQPLYWRRTADRERGLDIQGPPTGPLILLVEDEPKVLDKLARILQKHGYRTAYAVTADDGLEGAQRLEPDLITLDLGLPMRPLGALQSGLDLYEALQRDPHLAGIPAILVTGHDPALTRTTQTLPPILSKPFRAQQLLDLMADQLRGVNLLSAQG
- the hflX gene encoding GTPase HflX — its product is MSEEFSIHRPLGNLTGLKTQQFKALERLYRRKVPPAQLVTPELARQLAEISADVHRQIGVLLDRQGTVAYVIVGDAKGLLIPTLPRERGVKGRLKGLRLIHTHLDASPLSQDDFMDLALLRLDLVAALAVANGQPGAVEIAHLLPQPVEGLNWAIIKTKQVGALEQDFEALVASLEEEFARLAPTKTARGQEPAILIGVTGANRLAAEDSLAELTELARSAGLMVAATIIQRRPRFDSRFLMGKGKLSELVIQALQVGAEMLVFDAELSPSQVRSITDFTELKVIDRTQLILDLFAQRARSREGKLQVEMAQVKYLLPRLVGKGDALSRLMGGIGGRGPGESKLEMDRRRLRDRLHRLQQDLSRVRDERRERRQPRRRLNLPILSIIGYTNAGKSTLFNALTHAAVLAEDRLFATLDPTSRRLRFPKEREVIITDTVGFIKNLPKNLLEAFKATLEELEEADLLIHVVDLSNPRFIEQMAAVEDILVSLSLQDKPVLLVFNKKDLADPSLAALQCRLHHGVAISAVDPETLPALMARLESKVEEVAGDQGPGVKIRD
- a CDS encoding Fe-Mn family superoxide dismutase — translated: MAYAAKDFSFLLGMPGFSDTLLKNHFTLYQGYVNNTNKVMETLAAMAKEGKEGTPEFGELKRRLGWEFNGMRLHELYFMNLGGDGDLSKAPNLEKLKKQQFGSVEMCAKDFKATASMRGIGWVIMYQDIENGLIFNQWINEHDVGHPAGCSPLLILDVFEHAYMTDYGLKKADYIEAFFKNVKWEVVEQRLETA
- the ahbC gene encoding 12,18-didecarboxysiroheme deacetylase; its protein translation is MIGVSKLYCGAVEAGDVLRYRDRRAQDLPSHLLQFSADKKPVVVWNVTKQCNLKCLHCYAKATAGAAPDELGHVEGLALLRDLKDFGVPVVLFSGGEPLMRPDLPELVEWTVTHGMRAVISTNGTLIDREKARQLRDLGLSYVGISLDGTQATHDKFRGQSGAFAAAMHGVRNCQEMGLKVGLRFTVSRLNYQEVPALFDLVEEYNIPRICFYHLVYAGRGSKLVEEALTHTQTRDLVDLICARTRRLFDAGRTVEVLTVDNHADGPYIYLKLLKEDPRRAAEVLELLKMNEGNNSGRGIGCVSWDGQVHADQFWRHESFGNVRQRPFSQIWTDLTNPLMARLKDKKRYVTGRCARCKWLDVCGGNFRVRAEALTGDLWAPDPACYLTEAEVS
- a CDS encoding transcriptional coactivator p15/PC4 family protein, giving the protein MMSEFISQVTKNARETVFLSLSEYKGHRLIDIRVHVPGDQEGDWVPTRKGVSLAVGLYPAFKQALAQMEAALIQQGLLDPEDLEPSD
- a CDS encoding AAA family ATPase: MEKIPDPKELEKELSDYLSNKYGSRIKVLAPHWVAKPEKDDDSPGKGATKLSQIKFDLRPEELEAYLDEYVIQQDLAKSVLATKVCTHFNRIRHSLELGRDPEPGVGSIKNNIVLVGPTGVGKTYLVKLIAKKIGVPFIKGDATKFSETGYVGGDVEDLVRDLVYAAGDDLELAKYGIIYIDEIDKIASSGHAWGGPDVSRSGVQRALLKPMEETEVDLKVAHDPVSQIQAIEHYRRTGKKDKRTLNTRHILFIVSGAFNGLDKIVKERISKQEIGFRGEMTSRDMDRTFLKQVTAEDLIKFGFESEFVGRLPVIAVLAELTADDLYAILLNPNNPIITSKKRDFRAYGIDITFEDEALRKLAEQAASEKTGARGLVSVIERVLIQFEKRLPSTPVMELVVTPELVDAPDEVLARLLADPDDPDLKGRFHQAAAKERQILKESIWRREPELLNRYHLPLTAARVELLADQYYHWDCDLKTAFAEMARLHDQVHLFEEKFLDNHGIQLNFEPGAEDEIIRQAVSRDISALSICQEMSKDLEYALKLVRDRTSRDQFILTREALCDLDAYLNRVIREYYQTTLFRE
- a CDS encoding cyclodeaminase/cyclohydrolase family protein, whose translation is MDSSFLKALAQARPDPGGGAAAAHGAALGVALLEKVVRLEQLRQRAGGSASFPWDDLLRRVGQVAGALARLQKEDIQAYFNLVEARGSGDPAIMAAALEEAIGCPLRIMQQTQAAMALISQGGARCKRHLVSDLLVACELLGAAFRGANHIARANLLFMTRNPRRVVWAEDLTHTLKAAEALLLQVMAELLERQTCH
- a CDS encoding histone deacetylase — translated: MRRTGYVYAQRYLLHDPGSWHPERPDRLKAIHTALEEDDLLELVVRLRPDYAPLKWVERLHDPDYIRRFKAACEQGKPIFEVQDCGISRESYQIALLAVGGVMLAVDAVMGGQVDNAFCAVRPPGHHAEHNRAMGFCFFNNVAIGAVYALENYGLERVAIIDWDVHHGNGTQHLFEEDPRVFYVSLHEDPQYCYPGTGYRREEGKGAGKGFTLNLPFPPRSVDEDYLEALKKEALPRLREFAPQMVFISAGFDAHVNDPLAHMNLTRQGYRDMTQLALDLAQETAGGRLITVLEGGYNLEVLAECVEDHIRMLMDIPLDHF
- a CDS encoding dihydropteroate synthase; translation: MPLIVAADNLHALNPVVAQALQSLDRYPLQELARRVEQAGAQFIDINPGYLAPRHLDRMAFMVEAVQEATKVRLILDSPNSRALARGLEVCQKPPILNACTLEDDKLREILPLASAHQTDLVLLLLDARSFPAVTLEGKITLAVELREHALAAGLKDEQLIFDPVLPNLAWPDAWEQTRAVVKTVRLLSSGEVWQAPARTMVGLSNLRSGLRHTYPVRVEEAALGVLAGAGLQIALADVLQPGLMETVRVINQMG